From a single Rosa rugosa chromosome 7, drRosRugo1.1, whole genome shotgun sequence genomic region:
- the LOC133719730 gene encoding type I inositol polyphosphate 5-phosphatase 2-like codes for MYINMIFIGSDPPSFGYQLRHRRGKSETTRAQYINTKDVRLTITTWNVAGRVPDENLDIDDWISSEEPSGIYIFG; via the exons ATGTACATAAATATGATATTTATTGGTTCAGATCCGCCTTCTTTTGGCTATCAGTTAAGACATAGGAGAGGAAAATCAGAAACTACTCGTGCTCAGTACATAAACACAAAGGATGTGAG GCTGACAATAACCACTTGGAATGTTGCTGGAAGAGTTCCGGATGAAAACCTTGATATTGATGATTGGATTTCTTCAGAAGAGCCATCGGGTATCTACATTTTCGG ATGA
- the LOC133723234 gene encoding tRNA (cytosine(38)-C(5))-methyltransferase 2-like, which produces MEDTMPIRKTDTLTLQKVGFQGSSVKWIRNTYFNLVSFIIDVPDLEVHWTTGKKLRIGLLEIKSINLVMFLHIGLGAFIPSDDPLLGFLPFVNIQSLTAADLDRYGVNVWLLSPPCQPYTRQGLQKQSGDARAFSFLQILELIPHTSQPPMMLFVENVVGFETSDTHGKMIEILMRRSDFVTQEFILSPLQFGVPYSRPRYFCLAKRKPSTFHSQLFNNQLLWSPKPLFGHTNADDKVFCELDEPQGSLDKLLESCEPIEIFLEFKNCRDQLNFVDTNVYTDTIGVLEKDEENGCCTSTLDQYSVPSSLIERWGSAMGVIDRDQFGGIFYFRFG; this is translated from the exons ATGGAGGACACGATGCCTATTCGCAAGACTGATACTCTAACTCTG cAGAAAGTTGGTTTCCAGGGTTCTTCAGTGAAGTGGATTAGAAATACCTATTTTAATTTGGTATCTTTTATTATTGATGTACCAGATCTAGAAGTCCATTGGACTACTGGAAAGAAACTTCGCATTGGACTACTGGAAATCAAAAGTATAAATCTTGTTATGTTTCTCCACATTGGACTTGGTGCATTCATTCCTTCAGATGATCCATTACTTGGGTTTCTGCCGTTT GTTAACATTCAGAGCCTTACTGCAGCTGATCTTGATAGATATGGAGTGAATGTATGGCTTCTGTCTCCTCCTTGCCAACCCTATACTAGACAAG GTCTCCAAAAGCAATCTGGTGATGCTCGGGCATTTTCATTTCTCCAGATTCTTGAGTTGATACCACACACCTCGCAACCTCCAATGATGTTATTTGTGGAAAATGTTGTTGGATTTGAG ACATCTGATACACATGGAAAAATGATAGAGATATTGATGAGAAGAAGTGATTTTGTTACACAGGAGTTCATATTGAGTCCCTTGCAGTTTGGTGTACCATATTCCAGGCCACGCTATTTTTGCCTG GCAAAGAGGAAACCGTCAACCTTTCATAGTCAACTTTTCAATAATCAGCTTCTTTGGTCCCCAAAGCCCTTATTTGGGCATACAAATGCGGATGACAAAGTGTTCTGTGAACTTGATGAGCCGCAAGGTAGCTTGGATAAGTTGCTTGAATCTTGTGAGCCAATAGAAATCTTTCTTGAATTCAAGAATTGCCGTGATCAGCTAAACTTTGTGGACACCAATGTTTATACAGATACCATTGGAGTATTGGAGAAAGATGAAGAGAATGGGTGTTGTACTAGCACCTTGGATCAGTACTCTGTTCCCTCAAGCTTGATAGAGAGATGGGGAAGTGCCATGG gAGTCATTGATAGGGATCAATTTGGGGGAATCTTTTATTTTAGATTcgggtaa
- the LOC133723235 gene encoding uncharacterized protein LOC133723235 — protein MKSGLLQRLPIFHGFNVEDPNKHLKEFLFVCSSMTPQEVDEDIFKLKAFPFSPEDRAKDWLYELPKGHITSWNGLMKAFLEKYFPTSRVLMLRKKITGITQDVHETYQAYYERFKALLSQCPQHNFKDENLLQFFYEGLTHLDRQMLDAASGGAFVDKTPSEETQQGHSKDILELKEQMGQVLSCIGMISNPKRQFVEAVTTRSGRTLVDPRKKGKKAQAMIEEEEEDVESSNRAHEKDPATSKVEIQASPTFAKSKKEEEEKAILEIFKKVQVNIPLIECLTQIPKYTKYLKELCTTRRRTREKKVVKMSENVSAVIQRKLPPKLKDPGSFSIPCTIDLGELKYDNVIIQLADRSNAYPKGYVEDVLVQVNSLIFLTDFYVLEMGESPQNSTPFLLGRPFMRTARTKIDVFNGSLTMEFDGEVISFNVFEVMRYPLSNDYSVSTTDLLDSLAQKIFEVINEDTLITTMEKGLGYSSTGKEIPLREFKDDVLNDKVFESVAYLESTPPIVGKVPKPLSIQLSTNKHVPSVIQAPTLELKPLPNHLKYAFLGDNDTLPVIVSSKLTVEQEGKLVDVLRKHKTAIGWTLADIKGISLHVVSTEYFLRRGRNPQ, from the exons ATGAAATCTGGATTGCTTCAGAGACTTCCCATTTTCCATGGTTTCAACGTTGAAGACCCTAATAAGCACTTGAAGGAGTTTCTATTTGTTTGTTCAAGTATGACGCCTCAAGAGGTTGATGAAGACATCTTCAAGTTAaaggcatttccattttctCCGGAAGATCGTGCTAAGGATTGGTTATATGAGCTGCCTAAAGGACATATTACATCTTGGAATGGATTAATGAAAGCATTTTTGGAAAAGTATTTTCCCACTTCACGTGTGCTCATGCTTAGGAAGAAAATCACAGGAATTACTCAAGATGTGCATGAGACTTATCAAGCttattatgagaggttcaaggCCTTGTTATCACAATGTCCACAACATAACTTCAAGGACGAGAATCTCCTCCAATTCTTCTATGAAGGACTCACCCATTTAGATAGACAAATGTTGGATGCTGCAAGTGGTGGGGCCTTTGTAGACAAAACACCATCAGAGG AGACACAACAAGGTCATAGTAAGGACATCTTGGAATTGAAGGAACAAATGGGTCAAGTTTTGAGCTGCATTGGTATGATTTCGAACCCAAAGCGCCAATTTGTTGAGGCTGTCACAACAAGAAGTGGACGTACACTTGTGGATCCACGAAAGAAAGGTAAGAAGGCCCAAGCTATgattgaggaagaagaggaggacgTTGAGTCTTCTAACAGGGCACACGAGAAGGACCCTGCTACATCTAAGGTTGAGATACAAGCATCTCCAAC ATTTGCAAAAtcaaagaaggaggaggaggaaaaagCAATCTTGGAGATTTTCAAAAAGGTACAAGTCAACATACCTTTGATTGAGTGCCTTACTCAAATCCCTAAGTACACTAAGTACTTGAAGGAGCTCTGTACCACTAGGAGACGTACACGTGAGAAAAAGGTAGTAAAAATGTCTGAAAACGTCTCAGCTGTGATTCAAAGAAAGCTTCCACCTAAGCTTAAAGATCCAGGAAGTTTTTCTATCCCTTGCACTATTG ACCTAGGTGAGCTTAAATATGATAATGTGATTATCCAATTAGCTGACAGATCTAATGCTTATCCAAAagggtatgttgaggatgtCCTTGTGCAGGTAAATAGCTTGATCTTTCTTACAGACTTTTATGTCTTGGAAATGGGGGAGTCTCCTCAGAACTCAACGCCATTTTTGCTTGGAAGGCCCTTCATGAGGACGGCTAGGACCAAGATTGATGTGTTCAATGGCTCCTTAActatggagtttgatggtgaagtTATTAGCTTCAACGTTTTTGAAGTTATGAGGTACCCTCTTTCTAATGATTACTCTGTTAGTACTACTGATCTTCTGGACTCTCTTGCTCAGAAAATTTTTGAAGTAATAAATGAGGATACTTTGATCACCACCATGGAGAAAGGACTTGGTTACTCTAGCACTGGTAAGGAAATTCCACTAAGGGAATTCAAAGATGACGTTTTGAATGACAAAGTCTTTGAGAGTGTGGCCTATCTTGAGTCAACGCCACCTATTGTAGGTAAAGTTCCTAAACCTTTGTCAATTCAGTTATCTACTAATAAACATGTCCCTTCAGTGATTCAGGCACCTACACTTGAACTTAAACCGCTTCCAAATCACTTGAAGTATGCCTTTTTAGGAGATAACGACACCTTGCCAGTAATTGTGTCTTCAAAGCTCACGGTTGAGCAAGAAGGTAAGTTGGTGGATGTATTGAGGAAACACAAGACTGCGATTGGATGGACTTTGGCAgacatcaagggaattagccTACACGTTGTGTCCACAGAATACTTCTTAAGGAGGGGGCGAAACCCACAGTAG